In Vigna unguiculata cultivar IT97K-499-35 chromosome 3, ASM411807v1, whole genome shotgun sequence, a single genomic region encodes these proteins:
- the LOC114177608 gene encoding probable xyloglucan endotransglucosylase/hydrolase protein 16: MAIRETYLRVSAPLLAYHLMCLFGVIGEGNFYEDIGITWGEQGGVKILGSNFLMLSLDQFSGSGFRSKAQYLYGRIDMQLKLVSGNSAGTVTAYYLSSEGPNHDEIDFEFLGNITGEPYIVHTNIYTQGIGNREQQFYLWFDPTKHFHTYTIVWNPQRIIFLVDNIPIRVFNNYESRGVPFASNQPMRLYSSLWCAEQWATRGGLVKTNWSYAPFRAYYRNFDAKACVWSKGSSSCPSNSVATTHNNTWQVLDLDAYGRRSLRWVQKYYMIYNYCTDYKRFPQGRPRECRLS, translated from the exons ATGGCAATACGTGAGACATATCTGAGAGTTTCAGCTCCATTGCTGGCCTATCACTTGATGTGTCTCTTTGGAGTCATTGGTGAGGGTAATTTTTATGAAGACATTGGCATCACTTGGGGTGAACAAGGTGGTGTGAAGATACTAGGTAGCAACTTTCTCATGCTTTCTCTAGATCAGTTTTCTGGCTCTGGCTTTCGATCCAAGGCACAATATCTGTATGGAAGAATAGACATGCAGCTTAAGCTTGTCTCTGGCAACTCAGCTGGCACTGTCACTGCATATTAT CTATCTTCTGAAGGGCCAAATCATGATGAGAtagattttgagtttttgggAAACATCACTGGAGAGCCCTACATAGTCCACACCAATATCTACACCCAAGGTATAGGCAATAGAGAACAGCAATTCTACCTTTGGTTTGACCCCACAAAACATTTCCACACTTACACGATTGTATGGAACCCTCAACGAATCAT TTTCTTGGTAGATAACATCCCTATTAGAGTCTTCAACAACTATGAATCCAGGGGAGTTCCATTTGCTAGCAACCAGCCCATGAGGCTGTACTCCAGTCTATGGTGTGCAGAGCAGTGGGCAACAAGAGGAGGGCTTGTGAAAACAAATTGGTCCTATGCTCCTTTCAGAGCTTACTATAGGAACTTTGATGCAAAAGCATGTGTGTGGTCCAAAGGGTCATCTTCATGTCCTTCAAACTCAGTTGCCACAACTCATAATAATACTTGGCAAGTTCTTGATTTGGATGCTTATGGTAGAAGAAGTCTGAGATGGGTGCAAAAGTATTACATGATTTACAACTACTGCACAGATTACAAGCGATTTCCTCAAGGTCGACCTCGTGAATGCAGGCTTTCTTGA